The following proteins come from a genomic window of Chelmon rostratus isolate fCheRos1 chromosome 23, fCheRos1.pri, whole genome shotgun sequence:
- the LOC121626994 gene encoding tripartite motif-containing protein 2-like, with the protein MEAHQHSPDSSSEECTVLEAPPGKNACLQHAGKVADLYCSACECALCEDCVSDHEDHPKVALSQALEQHRSSLQERLGSVQNRLPQISDALSFIKEILQQLTNQRASIEEDIQSSFEDLHKQLDVRKSVLLMELEVTYGLKQKVLQAQVDSLVRGEGDIMASCTQSEEALAGEACVASLQAERELRERLGDLAGLGLPCQPEENDQLDLVMETDGLRKSIHNLGTIVTTSAVASQSEAMGAGLEQCIVGHPASVTIVTRDKSGGACKSGNAILSAEVFTPDGSIVDGEIVDHKNGTYEFVYIVPKEGDFSLALRLYDQHIKGSPFKLTVNRVLETEGAKRRGKSPGQKKKGSKRASSALGTPRRKTQNPIEDDLIFRIGTKGRNKGEFTNLQGVAASSSGRILIADSNNQCVQIFSNEGEFKSRFGVRGRSPGQLQRPTGVAVHPSGDIIIADYDNKWVSIFSCEGKFKAKLGSGRLMGPKGVSVDQNGHVIVVDNKACTVFIFQLTGKLITKFGSRGNGDKQFAGPHFAAVNKNNEIIVTDFHNHSVKVFTPEGDLVLKFGSNGEGNGQFNAPTGVAVDINGNIIVADWGNSRIQVFDGSGSFLSYINTSADPLYGPQGLALTSDGHVVVADSGNHCFKVYRYLQ; encoded by the exons ATGGAGGCCCACCAACACTCCCCAGATAGCAGCAGTGAGGAGTGCACCGTCCTGGAGGCTCCGCCCGGCAAAAACGCCTGCCTGCAACATGCAGGGAAG gtgGCAGACCTGTACTGTTCAGCCTGCGAGTGTGCGCTGTGCGAGGACTGTGTGTCGGACCACGAGGACCACCCTAAGGTGGCCCTCAGCCAGGCCCTGGAGCAGCACcgcagcagcctgcaggagaggCTGGGAAGTGTCCAGAACAG ACTCCCTCAGATTTCAGACGCCCTCTCCTTCATTAAGGAGATCCTCcaacagctgaccaatcagagagcttcCATCGAAGAGGACATCCAGTCCAGCTTTGAGGATCTGCACAAGCAGCTCGATGTCCGGAAGAGTGTCctgctgatggagctggaggTCACATATGGACTCAAACAGAAG GTCCTCCAGGCCCAGGTGGACAGCCTCGTCCGGGGAGAGGGGGACATCATGGCCTCCTGTACCCAGTCAGAGGAGGCTCTGGCTGGGGAGGCGTGCGTGGCGAGCCTGCAGGCGGAGCGGGAGCTGCGTGAGAGGCTGGGGGATTTAGCCGGTCTTGGCCTGCCGTGTCAGCCGGAGGAGAACGACCAGCTGGATCTGGTGATGGAGACGGACGGGCTGAGGAAGTCTATACACAACCTGGGGACCATCGTCACAACCAG CGCGGTGGCGAGCCAGAGCGAGGCAATGGGCGCGGGCCTGgagcagtgcattgtgggacatCCTGCCTCGGTTACCATAGTGACGAGAGACAAGTCAGGGGGAGCCTGCAAGAGTGGCAATGCAATCCTGTCAGCTGAG GTATTCACCCCAGATGGCAGCATAGTGGACGGTGAAATAGTCGACCACAAGAATGGGACTTACGAGTTTGTGTACATAGTGCCGAAGGAGGGCGACTTCTCATTGGCTCTCCGTCTGTACGACCAGCACATCAAAGGAAGCCCCTTCAAACTGACTGTCAACAGGGTCTTAGAGACAGAA GGTGCAAAGAGACGTGGGAAGTCCCCCGGCCAGAAGAAGAAGGGCTCCAAGAGAGCCAGCAGCGCCCTGGGCACCCCGCGGCGCAAAACCCAGAACCCCATTGAGGATGACCTCATCTTCAGAATCG GTACGAAGGGGAGGAATAAAGGTGAGTTCACCAACCTTCAAGGAGTGGCTGCTTCCTCCAGCGGCAGGATTCTGATTGCTGACAGCAATAATCAGTGTGTCCAG ATCTTCTCCAACGAGGGAGAATTCAAGAGTCGCTTTGGGGTGCGTGGAAGGTCACCAGGACAACTGCAGCGTCCCACAGGCGTGGCCGTACACCCCAGCGGTGACATCATCATTGCCGACTATGATAACAAGTGGGTCAGCATCTTCTCCTGCGAGGGCAAGTTCAAG GCGAAGCTTGGCTCTGGTAGACTCATGGGACCGAAGGGAGTGTCCGTGGACCAGAACGGCCATGTGATCGTGGTTGACAACAAGGCATGCACTGTCTTCATCTTCCAGCTGACCGGCAAGCTCATCACCAAGTTTGGTAGTCGAGGCAACGGTGACAAGCAATTTGCAG GTCCGCATTTTGCAGCAGTAAACAAGAACAATGAGATCATTGTGACCGACTTCCATAACCACTCTGTCAAG GTTTTCACCCCAGAGGGAGACCTGGTGTTGAAATTTGGCTCTAATGGTGAGGGTAACGGGCAGTTTAACGCTCCCACTGGAGTAGCTGTGGACATTAATGGGAACATCATCGTCGCTGACTGGGGCAACAGCAGAATAcag GTGTTTGACGGCAGCGGCTCCTTCCTCTCCTACATCAACACATCAGCAGACCCTCTGTACGGACCCCAAGGTCTGGCTCTGACCTCAGACGGACATGTGGTGGTGGCTGACTCTGGCAACCACTGCTTCAAAGTCTACCGCTACCTACAATGA